The sequence CTAGATCGGTAAAGTTTCACCCTAACACTTGGCAATATCCCGATATACTATAAACTTGTTAAACTCAACCCATTAGTTAAACAAATAATTATTACCCAATAATCGGCAGTGGTTTTTTCGATAATAAATCATCAGCAAGCATCTTATGGTCGGTATATATATTCTCTGGTAGCTCTTCAAGCGAATAAAATTTATTTTCTATGGACTCATCGTTACTTTCAACTAATTCCTCACTGTATTGTTTACAAATAAATGAGACATGAACCAAGGATACTTGGTCTCCATTAGAAAACGTCTTGTCATATTGAGGACCAGAATAAATCCCAAATAACTCAAGGTCGTCCAATTTAAGTCCTGTTTCTTCGTAAACTTCTCTCCTGGCTGTATCCTGAACGTTTTCATCCAATTCCATAAATCCACCCGGAAATCCCCATTGACCATTATCAGACCGTTTTTGCATAAGCACTCGATTTTTCTTATCAAGCACAAATGCACTCGCAACAACCATAATTACCTTCTCATTACCTACCATGGACCTTACATGTTGTATGTAATCCATTTTAACATCCCCCGTTTTAGCAAGATACATCAAACCAGTATAGTCGCTTGTTCAATAATACTACTCCGTTAGTTTAGTAATATTGCTTTTGATTAATATCGCTTTTTTAAATTTGGATATTTATTATTATAAATCTTCCCCCAAATTTTTAATGCACTTGGATAGCAATCATTAATCGAAGGTACTCTACTTCTCGAAAACATTTTACGAAAAACCTCATGTATCACTTCAGCTAATTTTTCAACAGATGCAGTTGGTAATCGCGATACAATACGACTTATTTCTGGATCATATTCATCCTCAGATGTATAACGTAAAAGGTGTATCGGGTCCCAATCATCAATTACTTCTTTTACAATTTGGTAGTGGTTCATAATATTCCTCTTTTAAATTGTATTTTCAGTGATTTATTCTACACCTTTTTTTAATCAACTTGCCCAGTTAGTTGAAGAACTATTAATTTTAATAGTACCATAATAACCCACTTAAGGGGCGTAAAAAACAACTCGAAAAGGTGTTCGCTGTTACACATAATGGTTGATTAGTGTCTTACTCCTTTTTTTATTTTCATCCAAAATGAATGAAGACTCTGTATAATGATAATTGGATGCAAATCCCAATACTAATATACGAGGAGAAGATTTATGAATATTTTGAGCGGAACAATAGCTTTATCAACATCTTTTATTTTGTTCATCTATTTATATGGTTTGAAGGCTGATTACTCGGTTAAATACAGTCCTGGATTTTTCTTTTTCCCAATAATATTGTTAGCTATTGCAATAGGATGTTTTGGATATGAATATATCAAGTACTATAATAAAAAGTTAGTTAATTAAGATAATATGGCTATTGATAAGGCGAAACTGCAAAAGGTTATTCTCTTATTGTTTCGCTTTATGTGTCTTATGTATCGTAAAGCACAATCTCACTCCGCTTTCTCTTCGTTTATATATATAAAGAATATCTGAATCAATGTTCAAAAAATATTGTTATAACATTGACTCATATATGCCGAACTTATGATGCTACGTAACCTCTAGCGAAGTCAGCACCAATCGTTGTTAGAAGGCTTCTTTCCTTTAATAGACACCCAAATACCCGCTATCCAAAAAAGCTATCCCATCAACCGAAAAACTCCGGTCAACAGGATAGCCCCTCACAACTATTCAATTTAGCCTGTTATCATTTCACCAATAAGACGCGGACTTTCTACTGCTTGGTCACCAATGATAATATGTTGTTGAATCAATGCAATAGACCGCTCCACGTCCTCCGTATTCGCATGAATCACGGCAAGTGCTTCACCTTGCTGTACAGCATCACCAATCTTCTTACGAAGCACGATACCAACAGCTAAGTCGATTTCATCATCCTTCGTCGCCCTACCAGCACCTAGTAGCATGGCCGCCACACCGATATCATCTGCTTCCATCTTCGTGATATAACCTGACGCCAGTGCCGGTACTTCAATCTGGAATTTGGCAGTTGGCAATAACGATGGATCATGAATAATCGCCGCATTGCCTCCCTGTGCTTCAATCAGCTTGCCAAACAATTCAAGCGCCGAGCCATCCGCAATAACCGCCTTTAGCATATCACGGGCTTCATCGATTGAATCTGCTTTTCCTCCCGCCACAATCATCTTGCTGCCGAGGACGAGACAAAGCTCCGTCAAATCATCTGGTCCTTGCCCTTTTAGCGTATCAATCGCCTCTATCACTTCAAGTGCATTACCAATTGCAAAACCAAGTGGCTGACTCATATCTGAAATAACTGCCATCGTCTGTCTGCCAACTTGCTTACCAATCGCTACCATCGACTCAGCGAGTGCTTTAGCATCCGCCTCGGTTTTCATAAATGCACCATCACCTGTTTTAACATCGAGGACAATCGCATTTGCTCCTGCCGCAATCTTCTTGCTCATGATTGAACTAGCAATGAGCGGAATGCTATCAACGGTTGCTGTCACATCGCGCAAAGCATACAGTTTTTTATCCGCAGGTGTCAGGTTTCCGCTTTGCCCAATGACCGCCAGCTTCAAATCATTCACTTGCTTGACGAACTGTTCTTCTGTCAACTCGATATGAAAGCCCTCAATGGCCTCTAGCTTGTCGAGCGTCCCACCTGTATGTCCAAGTCCACGACCACTCATCTTCGCTACAGGAACGCCACACGCAGCGACAAGCGGCACTAGAATAAGTGTCGTTGTATCGCCCACTCCTCCAGTTGAATGCTTGTCGACTTTAATGCCCTCAATGGCCGATAAATCAATCTGGTCACCCGACTCAACCATCGCCATTGTCAAATAGCCTTGTTCCTCCGCAGTCATCCCCGTAAAGTAAACAGCCATTAGGAAAGCGCTGGCTTGATAATCTGGGATTGACCCATCTGTGTAACCACTAACAAAAAACGTGATTTCTTCCTTCGAAAGCACTTCACCATTGCGTTTCTTCTCAATGACATCAACCATTCTAAACATCTATATCACGCCTCTCTAGTTAATAAACTCAAGAAACTTTGACCAAACTCCGGCAACTTCACTTCAAAATTATCCGCAATCGTTGCACCAACATCCGAAAATGTCTCCCTTTGCGGTAAAGCTCCTCCACGCTTGAAAGTAGGCGAATAAACAAGTAACGGCACATATTCACGTGTATGATCTGTACCAGGATATGTCGGGTCATTGCCATGATCCGCTGTAATGATCAGTAAATCATCTTCATCCAAAGCTGCAATAATTTCTGGTAACCTTGCATCGAATTCCTGCAACGCATTGCCGTAGCCAATCGGATCTCTACG comes from Sporosarcina sp. FSL K6-3457 and encodes:
- a CDS encoding DUF1871 family protein is translated as MNHYQIVKEVIDDWDPIHLLRYTSEDEYDPEISRIVSRLPTASVEKLAEVIHEVFRKMFSRSRVPSINDCYPSALKIWGKIYNNKYPNLKKRY
- a CDS encoding NUDIX hydrolase, with the translated sequence MDYIQHVRSMVGNEKVIMVVASAFVLDKKNRVLMQKRSDNGQWGFPGGFMELDENVQDTARREVYEETGLKLDDLELFGIYSGPQYDKTFSNGDQVSLVHVSFICKQYSEELVESNDESIENKFYSLEELPENIYTDHKMLADDLLSKKPLPIIG
- a CDS encoding pyrimidine-nucleoside phosphorylase; this translates as MFRMVDVIEKKRNGEVLSKEEITFFVSGYTDGSIPDYQASAFLMAVYFTGMTAEEQGYLTMAMVESGDQIDLSAIEGIKVDKHSTGGVGDTTTLILVPLVAACGVPVAKMSGRGLGHTGGTLDKLEAIEGFHIELTEEQFVKQVNDLKLAVIGQSGNLTPADKKLYALRDVTATVDSIPLIASSIMSKKIAAGANAIVLDVKTGDGAFMKTEADAKALAESMVAIGKQVGRQTMAVISDMSQPLGFAIGNALEVIEAIDTLKGQGPDDLTELCLVLGSKMIVAGGKADSIDEARDMLKAVIADGSALELFGKLIEAQGGNAAIIHDPSLLPTAKFQIEVPALASGYITKMEADDIGVAAMLLGAGRATKDDEIDLAVGIVLRKKIGDAVQQGEALAVIHANTEDVERSIALIQQHIIIGDQAVESPRLIGEMITG